The genomic segment CGCCCTGAGGCGCCCCCTCGTCGCCTGGACCTCGCACCTGGTTCGACGCTGGCCGCGCGACTGGTATTGGCATCCGCGCGTCCGTCCGGCCTACACCGAGGTCACGCTCGCCTGGGCGGTCTACTTCCTGGCCCAGGCGCTGCTCCAGCTGAGCGTGTTTCAACTTCGGGAGGCAGCCTACCTGGCGGCACTCGGATTGTTCACCGGCTGGCCGGCAACCGTCATGCTCTTGATCCTGACCTATCTGTATGGCACCTGGCGCCTGGTGCGTTTGGCCGGCCCGAGCGTGGATGAATTCCGCGCCCAGGCCGCGCCGCCCTGGACCGGACAGCGGCGCGGCTTCTAGCCCCGCCAACAAGGAGGAACCGCATGACCGTGCTGCAAGTTCTCCAGATCGCGGCCGCCCTGGCCACCGCCGCCACCGGCCTGTTCGCGCTGGTGGCCCCCACCAAGGTGATCGGATTCACCGGCCTGCAGCCGATCGGCGGGCGCGGCATCACCGAGCTGCGCGCCGTGCTCGGTGGGCTGTTCATCGCCCTCGGCCTCGCTCCGCTGTTCCTCGGCGCCACTGCCTACCTGATGCTTGGGATCGGCTACCTGGCCATCGCCGTTGTGCGCGCAGTGTCGATGGTCTTCGATCACTCGGTGGTTCGATCCAATGTCATCAGCCTGATCACCGAGATCATCCTGGGCGTGATCTTGGTCCTGTAGACTCAAGCCGCCACCAGGAAGGTTCCCATGACCGTTCGCATTGTCACCGACAGCACCTGCGATCTGCCCGCCGAGGTGATCGCCGAGCACAAGATCGCCGTTGTACCGCTGTACATCAACTTCGGCACCCACAGCTTTCTCGATGGAGTCGACCTGTCGCGCGCTGAGTTCTACGCCCGCCTGCCGTCCAGCAATCCCCCGCCGACCACGTCCGCGCCAGGCACGGCGGCCTTTGCCGATAGCTACCAGGGGCTAGTCGCCGAAGGCGCCTCGGGCATCCTCTCGATCCACATCGGCTCGGCACTGAGCAATGTGTACAATGTCGCCCAGATGGCGGCGGCGACCATCACTGACGTTCCGGTGCGCGTGCTCGACGGCGGCCAGATCTCGCTGGGCACCGGATTCCTGGTGGAGCACGCCGCGCGTCTGGCCGCCTCCGGAGCACCGCTCGAGAAGATCGCAGCCTCGGTCGAGGTGCTCGCCGGGCGGACGCACTCCTTCGCTGCCTTCGACACGCTGGAATATCTTCGGCGCAGCGGGCGCGTCAACCTGGTCACGTTCTCCGTCGGCACGCTGTTGAAGATGAAACCGATCCTCAAGATGCACGCCGGCCAGATCATCACTGCTCGGGCGCGCACCAGCCAGGGCGCCATCACTCGCCTGGTCGACCTGGCGCTGCAGCTCGGGCCGCTCGAAAGCCTCGCCCTGGTCCATGCCGGCGCCCCCGAGCGGCTTGAGTTGCTGCGCCAGCAGGTGCAGACGCGTCTGCCCGGCGTACCCATCCGCATGGTGGGTGAGGTGGCGCCGGTGATCGGCGCTCACGTCGGGCCCGGCACCGTCTGCATTGTCTGCATCCAGACGGCCTAGCGCCGGGAGCCAAGGAGAAACACGATGGACTTCCTGAATATCTACCTGCGTGTGGGCGGCGTTGTTCTCGGGCTGATGATCCTGCTCTGGCTGCTCAGCCTGGCGCTGCGCAACTCGAGCATCGTAGACATCTTCTGGGGCACCGGCTTCGTGATCGTCGCCTGGGCGACGTTTGTGCTCACCCCGGAAGGCTACCTGCCGCGCAAGCTGCTGCTGGCCGGGCTGGTCACGGTCTGGGGCCTGCGGTTGTCGCTTCACATCCTGCGCCGCAACTGGGGCAAGCCGGAGGACTTCCGCTACGCCAAGTGGCGTCAGGAGAACGGCGCTCGCTGGTGGTGGAGGAGCTTCTTCAAGGTGTTCCTGCTGCAGGGGATCCTGCTGTGGATCATCAGCACTCCGTTGGTGGCGGCGCAGGTCAGCCCGGTTCCAGCAAGCCTGGGCCTGCTCGACGGATTGGCTGTCGTAGTGTGGGGGTTTGGGTTCTTCTTCGAAGCCGTCGGCGACTGGCAATTGGAGCGCTTCAAGGCCAATCCCGCCAACCGGGGCCGGCTGCTCACCACCGGCGTGTGGCGCTACACCCGCCATCCCAACTACTTTGGGGACGCGGCGCAGTGGTGGGGCTACTTCCTGATCGCCGCCGCGGCCGGCGGGTGGTGGACCATCTTCAGCCCGATCTTGATGACCCTGCTGCTGGTGCGCGTCTCCGGGGTGGCTCTGCTCGAGAAGACGCTCATCGAGACCAAACCCGGCTACCGCCAGTACGCCGAGACCACCAGTGCCTTTGTGCCCTGGTTCCCCCGCCGTCCGCGTTCGGGGGCCTGAACCCTTACGGAGGACCACATGCGAATTGCCAAAGTGATCTCGCTGCTCGGTGTGCTGGCCATGACTGGGGTGCTGATCTACGGCTTCACAGTGGGTGACTTCGCCAGCGAAGGTCAGCAGCTGCTGGCCATGCCGTGGGGCATCGTCTCGCTGGTTGACCTGTATGTCGGCTTCATGCTGTTCTCGGCCTGGATCGTCTTTCGCGAGCGTTCCCTTGGACGCTCGCTGGTCTGGGTCATCCTGATGATGGTGCTGGGATTCTTCACCGGCAGTCTGTATACCTACCTGGCGCTGCGGGGCAGCGGCGGAGACTGGCACAAGTTCTGGTACGGCCGCCGGGCCTGAA from the Anaerolineales bacterium genome contains:
- a CDS encoding DUF3159 domain-containing protein, giving the protein MSIGISKASEVMDEFRTVVLGRGGVLDVMMPPLVFLAANALAGSLAAMLAALVTSGGLVLFRLLRHQSVVYALFGLGASLLALILAQVLQRAEVFFLPDMITNLALAAGSLLSVALRRPLVAWTSHLVRRWPRDWYWHPRVRPAYTEVTLAWAVYFLAQALLQLSVFQLREAAYLAALGLFTGWPATVMLLILTYLYGTWRLVRLAGPSVDEFRAQAAPPWTGQRRGF
- a CDS encoding DegV family protein, coding for MTVRIVTDSTCDLPAEVIAEHKIAVVPLYINFGTHSFLDGVDLSRAEFYARLPSSNPPPTTSAPGTAAFADSYQGLVAEGASGILSIHIGSALSNVYNVAQMAAATITDVPVRVLDGGQISLGTGFLVEHAARLAASGAPLEKIAASVEVLAGRTHSFAAFDTLEYLRRSGRVNLVTFSVGTLLKMKPILKMHAGQIITARARTSQGAITRLVDLALQLGPLESLALVHAGAPERLELLRQQVQTRLPGVPIRMVGEVAPVIGAHVGPGTVCIVCIQTA
- a CDS encoding DUF1295 domain-containing protein, which gives rise to MDFLNIYLRVGGVVLGLMILLWLLSLALRNSSIVDIFWGTGFVIVAWATFVLTPEGYLPRKLLLAGLVTVWGLRLSLHILRRNWGKPEDFRYAKWRQENGARWWWRSFFKVFLLQGILLWIISTPLVAAQVSPVPASLGLLDGLAVVVWGFGFFFEAVGDWQLERFKANPANRGRLLTTGVWRYTRHPNYFGDAAQWWGYFLIAAAAGGWWTIFSPILMTLLLVRVSGVALLEKTLIETKPGYRQYAETTSAFVPWFPRRPRSGA
- a CDS encoding DUF1475 domain-containing protein, giving the protein MRIAKVISLLGVLAMTGVLIYGFTVGDFASEGQQLLAMPWGIVSLVDLYVGFMLFSAWIVFRERSLGRSLVWVILMMVLGFFTGSLYTYLALRGSGGDWHKFWYGRRA